A single Nomascus leucogenys isolate Asia chromosome 14, Asia_NLE_v1, whole genome shotgun sequence DNA region contains:
- the LOC115838284 gene encoding TBC1 domain family member 25-like has protein sequence MPSACVRSPEVRCPLILLNMRENWLDPPAKWQTLVLVATGGGPCDRHMLRPASGGGSTFEDAIDHLATASQGPGSRGCHLRQAVLDGLQQLRDNMGFRRDPLVQLPHPTALISSKSLSKPLPNSPDPLLSSFSHPDSPSSSSPPSTQEGSATANMAGSSPLVQEVGSPKNPGKSLPPTPPVGLPPPQESGRGNPFVLFLCLALLLEHRNHIMRNGLDGNELAMCFDRLVRKRHLGRACPVLG, from the coding sequence ATGCCCTCTGCATGTGTGAGGTCACCTGAAGTTCGCTGTCCCCTGATCCTCCTGAACATGAGGGAGAACTGGTTGGATCCCCCAGCTAAGTGGCAGACACTGGTTTTGGTGGCCACAGGGGGCGGCCCATGTGACAGGCACATGCTAAGGCCTGCCAGTGGAGGAGGTAGTACCTTTGAAGATGCCATTGACCACCTGGCCACAGCCAGCCAGGGGCCTGGTAGCAGGGGGTGTCACCTGAGACAAGCCGTCCTGGATGGCCTCCAGCAACTCAGGGATAACATGGGCTTCAGGAGGGACCCTCTGGTCCAGCTGCCCCACCCAACCGCCCTTATTAGCTCCAAGTCCCTCTCCAAACCTTTGCCAAACTCCCCAGACCCACTGCTCTCCTCCTTTTCCCACCCTGATTCCCCATCTTCCTCATCTCCACCATCCACCCAGGAGGGGTCTGCCACTGCTAACATGGCTGGAAGCTCCCCCTtggtgcaagaggtgggctccccgAAAAACCCTGGAAAGTCCCTGCCACCCACACCACCAGTGggactgcccccaccccaggagtCTGGCCGGGGGAACCCATTTGTGCTGTTCCTCTGCCTGGCCCTCCTGCTGGAGCACCGCAACCACATCATGCGCAATGGGCTGGATGGCAACGAGCTGGCCATGTGCTTTGACCGCCTCGTGCGAAAACGCCACTTGGGGCGGGCATGTCCTGTGCTGGGCTAG